A single window of Terriglobales bacterium DNA harbors:
- a CDS encoding polyprenol monophosphomannose synthase: protein MMREARPPRFAVVLPTYNEAANIERVVRTLQEVFSAAGLVEHEIVIVDDDSPDGTGSIADTLAAASGGRVRSVRRQGERGLATAVVAGWKTSSAPVLAAMDADGQHPPDVIPRLLEALERGADLAVASRYTAGGDIPRWNIVRRLGSKFATFLVRLALPAGVRQVRDPLSGCFALRREVIEGVELKPLGFKILLEVMIRGRVRRLEEVPFVFAPRGAGKSKLGARVAILDALQLLRSSWQSRRSRAS from the coding sequence ATGATGCGAGAAGCCCGCCCGCCACGCTTCGCCGTCGTACTGCCCACATATAACGAGGCGGCGAACATCGAGCGTGTCGTGCGAACGCTGCAGGAGGTCTTCAGCGCCGCCGGGCTCGTGGAGCATGAGATCGTGATCGTGGACGACGACAGTCCCGATGGCACGGGCTCGATCGCCGACACCCTGGCCGCCGCTTCAGGCGGCCGGGTCCGTTCCGTACGCCGCCAGGGCGAGCGGGGCCTGGCGACGGCGGTGGTGGCCGGTTGGAAGACTTCAAGCGCTCCCGTGTTGGCGGCCATGGACGCCGACGGCCAGCACCCGCCGGACGTGATTCCGCGCCTGCTCGAGGCTCTGGAGCGCGGCGCCGATCTGGCCGTAGCCAGCCGCTACACCGCGGGCGGCGACATCCCGCGCTGGAATATCGTGCGCCGATTGGGGTCGAAGTTCGCCACCTTCCTGGTGCGCCTGGCGCTGCCCGCCGGCGTCCGCCAGGTGCGCGATCCGCTCTCCGGCTGTTTCGCCCTCCGCCGTGAAGTGATCGAAGGTGTGGAGCTGAAGCCGCTCGGCTTCAAGATCCTGCTGGAAGTGATGATCCGCGGCCGCGTGCGGCGCCTGGAAGAAGTACCGTTCGTGTTCGCGCCCCGCGGCGCCGGCAAGAGCAAGCTGGGCGCACGCGTCGCTATCCTGGACGCCCTCCAGCTCTTGCGCTCTTCCTGGCAGAGCCGGCGCTCACGAGCTTCATGA
- a CDS encoding CpaF family protein, which yields MELQTFFERTEYQQVKSTLHRKILERLNLEKLGKTPSETAKEEVLAVIRDSVSSEAVPLSFAERERLAREILDEIFGLGPLEPLLKDPSISDILVNGHANVYIERAGKLERTNLSFKDDAHLMQIIDRIVSRVGRRIDESSPLVDARLMDGSRVNAIIPPLAIDGPSLSIRRFGRDPLTDKDLVANKSITEPMLELCKAMVKGKLNILISGGTGAGKTTLLNVMSGYIPSSERIVTIEDAAELQLKQEHVVRLETRPPNIEGKGAVRQRQLVINALRMRPDRIVVGEVRGDEAFDMLQAMNTGHEGSLTTVHANTPRDALSRVENMVSMANLNIPDRSIRQQIASALHAIVQVQRLTDGTRKVISIAEITGMEGDVVTMQEIFTFERRGLDERGKVRGAFKATGIRPKFTDRLTAAGYRLPSSLFETEVVV from the coding sequence TTGGAACTGCAAACCTTCTTCGAGCGAACCGAGTACCAGCAGGTCAAATCGACGCTGCACCGCAAGATATTGGAGCGCCTGAACCTGGAGAAGCTGGGCAAGACACCCAGCGAGACCGCCAAGGAAGAGGTGCTGGCGGTCATCCGCGATTCGGTAAGTTCGGAAGCGGTGCCGCTGAGCTTTGCCGAGCGCGAGCGTTTGGCCCGGGAGATCCTGGACGAGATCTTCGGGCTGGGGCCGCTGGAACCGCTGCTGAAGGACCCATCCATCAGCGACATCCTGGTGAATGGACACGCCAACGTGTACATCGAGCGCGCCGGCAAACTGGAGCGCACCAACCTGAGCTTCAAGGACGACGCCCACCTGATGCAGATCATCGACCGCATCGTGTCGCGGGTGGGGCGGCGCATCGATGAATCCTCCCCGCTGGTCGACGCGCGTCTGATGGACGGTTCGCGCGTGAACGCCATCATCCCGCCGCTGGCGATTGACGGACCCTCGCTCTCCATCCGCCGCTTCGGGCGCGACCCCCTCACGGACAAGGATCTGGTGGCCAATAAGTCCATCACCGAGCCCATGCTGGAACTGTGCAAGGCCATGGTGAAAGGCAAGCTGAACATCCTGATCTCGGGCGGAACCGGCGCGGGCAAGACCACCCTGCTCAACGTGATGTCGGGCTACATCCCCTCGAGCGAGCGCATTGTGACCATCGAGGACGCGGCCGAGCTGCAGCTCAAACAGGAGCACGTGGTACGACTGGAGACGCGGCCCCCCAACATCGAAGGCAAGGGCGCGGTGCGCCAGCGGCAACTGGTGATCAACGCGCTGCGTATGCGCCCCGACCGCATCGTCGTGGGCGAGGTGCGCGGGGACGAGGCCTTCGACATGCTGCAGGCCATGAACACCGGCCACGAGGGCTCGCTGACCACGGTCCACGCCAACACTCCGCGCGACGCGCTCTCCCGCGTGGAGAACATGGTCTCCATGGCCAATCTGAATATTCCCGACCGCTCCATCCGGCAGCAGATCGCCTCCGCGCTGCACGCCATCGTGCAGGTGCAGCGCCTGACCGACGGCACGCGCAAGGTCATCAGCATCGCCGAAATCACCGGTATGGAGGGCGACGTCGTCACCATGCAGGAGATTTTCACCTTCGAACGGCGGGGTCTGGATGAGCGTGGCAAGGTGCGCGGCGCATTCAAGGCCACCGGCATCCGGCCCAAGTTCACCGACCGTCTGACCGCGGCCGGGTACCGGCTGCCCTCCTCGCTGTTCGAGACGGAAGTGGTGGTATAG
- a CDS encoding type II secretion system F family protein — MALTNILIAAAMFVTLAAAFFFLMAAAVSPASLLGARLRALTGVRIEEKKPKMQERLEQALTPLAKALPASPAELSRMRLMLVQAGFREPRHATIFFGSRVALLAAAVIFVLSTNLFARDAMFAVGIVGLAYTLPTIWLRQKVKARQLAIRLGLPDALDLAVICVEAGLGLDQAVQRVGDEMRHVHKDLSDEFGLVNLEMRAGKPRAEALRNLAVRTGVDDMRALVAVLIQTDRFGTSIATALRVHSDALRTERRQRAEEAAAKTTIKMVPVLVFFVFPSMFFVSLGPAAIQLMRNLLPALK, encoded by the coding sequence ATGGCACTGACCAACATTCTGATTGCAGCCGCGATGTTCGTGACGCTGGCGGCAGCGTTCTTCTTCCTGATGGCCGCCGCTGTTTCCCCGGCGTCGCTGCTGGGAGCGCGCTTGCGCGCCCTCACCGGCGTACGGATCGAGGAAAAGAAGCCGAAGATGCAAGAGCGCCTGGAACAGGCGCTCACTCCGCTGGCCAAGGCGCTGCCTGCTTCCCCGGCAGAACTTTCGCGGATGCGTCTCATGCTGGTGCAGGCCGGGTTCCGCGAGCCCCGGCACGCCACCATCTTCTTCGGCTCGCGCGTGGCCCTCTTGGCGGCGGCGGTGATTTTCGTGCTGAGCACGAACCTGTTCGCGCGCGACGCCATGTTTGCGGTGGGCATCGTCGGGCTGGCCTATACCTTGCCGACCATCTGGCTGCGACAGAAGGTGAAGGCTCGCCAGTTGGCCATTCGGCTTGGACTCCCGGACGCGCTGGATCTGGCCGTGATCTGCGTGGAAGCGGGCCTGGGCCTGGACCAGGCGGTGCAGCGTGTGGGCGACGAAATGCGCCATGTCCACAAGGACCTGTCCGATGAGTTCGGATTGGTGAACCTGGAGATGCGCGCCGGCAAGCCGCGGGCGGAAGCCCTGCGCAACCTGGCGGTCCGCACGGGCGTGGACGACATGCGGGCGCTGGTGGCGGTGCTCATCCAGACCGACCGCTTCGGTACCAGCATTGCCACAGCGCTGCGCGTGCACTCCGACGCCCTGCGCACCGAGCGCCGGCAGCGGGCCGAGGAAGCCGCGGCCAAAACGACCATCAAGATGGTGCCGGTGCTGGTGTTCTTCGTTTTTCCGTCCATGTTCTTCGTCAGCCTGGGACCGGCGGCCATCCAGCTGATGCGGAACCTGCTGCCGGCGTTGAAGTAG
- a CDS encoding AAA family ATPase produces the protein MPALAVVILALDEEQRTILKMLVDGTAIARTTHAVPGYPVGATDPIIRRIHEARPDVLLVDIPSHDPTPGLRAIELLHAELPAAAVFAVGEMAQPQVIVAAMRGGASEFLERPVGTNHLLEALARLTSAQRKTRTNGVRGRVFTVVNAKGGSGATTIAVQTATALQGMQGGVALVDLAPLGHVALHLNVKPQFTVVDAIRNLHRLDGALLEGFMTRDERGIHLLAGVQEPMMVEPSHAEFARLFDMLVSHYRHVVVDASSRLDAITRMVSDLSDTVLLVAHADVASLWSANKVQNFLNDGSGRERLRLVLNRYRKISGFTDADAEAATHTKLLWKIPNNYAAISNAIDRGVPVMQTNHSEVSRAFQGLATALTQGATAKPKSWTPFR, from the coding sequence ATGCCTGCGTTAGCTGTAGTCATTCTGGCGCTGGACGAGGAACAGCGGACCATCCTGAAGATGCTGGTGGATGGCACCGCTATCGCCCGCACCACCCATGCTGTGCCCGGCTACCCGGTAGGGGCCACCGACCCCATCATCCGGCGTATTCACGAGGCCCGCCCGGATGTGCTGCTGGTGGACATCCCCTCGCATGACCCTACGCCCGGCCTGCGAGCCATCGAGCTGCTGCATGCGGAATTGCCGGCTGCGGCGGTGTTCGCCGTAGGGGAAATGGCCCAGCCGCAGGTGATCGTGGCCGCCATGCGGGGCGGAGCGTCGGAGTTTCTGGAGCGCCCGGTGGGCACCAACCACCTGCTGGAGGCGCTGGCGCGGCTGACCTCGGCGCAACGCAAGACGCGCACCAACGGCGTGCGCGGCCGCGTGTTCACGGTGGTGAACGCCAAGGGCGGCAGCGGCGCGACCACCATCGCGGTGCAGACGGCGACGGCCCTGCAAGGCATGCAGGGGGGAGTGGCGCTGGTGGATCTGGCTCCGCTGGGCCATGTGGCCCTGCATCTGAACGTGAAGCCGCAGTTCACGGTGGTGGACGCCATCCGCAACCTGCACCGCCTGGACGGAGCCCTGCTGGAAGGCTTCATGACGCGCGACGAGCGCGGCATCCATCTGCTGGCGGGCGTACAGGAGCCGATGATGGTGGAGCCGTCGCACGCGGAATTCGCGCGCCTGTTCGACATGCTGGTGAGCCACTACCGGCACGTGGTGGTGGACGCTTCCTCGCGGCTGGACGCCATCACCCGCATGGTGAGCGACCTTTCCGACACCGTGCTGCTGGTGGCGCATGCCGACGTGGCTTCGCTGTGGAGCGCCAACAAGGTGCAGAACTTCCTGAACGACGGGAGCGGCCGCGAGCGGCTCCGCCTGGTGCTGAACCGCTACCGCAAGATCTCCGGCTTCACCGACGCCGACGCCGAAGCGGCCACGCACACCAAGCTGCTGTGGAAGATCCCCAACAACTACGCGGCCATCTCCAACGCCATCGACCGGGGAGTTCCGGTGATGCAGACAAACCATTCGGAAGTCTCGCGCGCGTTCCAGGGTTTGGCGACGGCGCTGACTCAGGGAGCAACCGCCAAACCCAAGAGCTGGACCCCATTCCGTTGA
- a CDS encoding Tad domain-containing protein, with protein MRGRSRNRERGMTIVMLAVFLVVLFAMAALAVDLGFAYTARTSAQHAADAGALAGAYTFAFTGLSQPGAAIDAARAAAQANYVLGAPATIAATDVTVDIPNRRVTVTVPRSGTSAISTVFARVLGIRSLDVVARATAEALSAGSGSRCVKPVFLPTTILSPNNPVTACNNGERIFDSNGNITSFAQSQLGTCHEIRPTDPNDEALQNPLAPGQFYSLDFGAGADAYRCTWAGCLNQCPSADEDIIECGNDYPLKTGDMVGPVQQGVTDLIGDPADTWWSSWSPTNQQYVNEPSKTLVVDTPSLVLAPVYDNCAQVINSGTAGQRVVVIGFVTIFVDGLGPRIGCPGGGGRGGGINPNERVAAHLVGITTCAGVGGGGAGAGGSVSGPGGYPIRLIQTPTT; from the coding sequence ATGCGTGGCCGAAGCAGGAATCGCGAGCGTGGCATGACCATCGTCATGCTGGCGGTGTTTCTGGTGGTGTTGTTCGCGATGGCGGCGCTGGCGGTTGACCTGGGGTTCGCCTACACGGCACGGACCAGCGCGCAGCATGCAGCGGACGCGGGCGCGCTGGCGGGCGCGTACACGTTCGCCTTTACCGGCCTGAGCCAGCCGGGCGCCGCCATTGACGCGGCGCGGGCCGCGGCCCAAGCCAATTACGTTCTGGGCGCGCCGGCGACCATCGCGGCCACCGACGTCACGGTAGACATTCCCAACCGCAGGGTGACGGTAACCGTCCCGCGCTCCGGAACGAGCGCGATCAGCACGGTCTTCGCGCGCGTGCTGGGCATCCGCTCGCTGGATGTCGTGGCCCGGGCCACGGCGGAAGCGCTGTCGGCCGGCTCGGGCTCGCGGTGCGTCAAACCGGTGTTTCTGCCCACGACCATCCTCAGCCCCAACAATCCGGTTACGGCCTGTAACAACGGCGAGAGGATTTTCGACTCGAACGGGAACATCACGAGCTTTGCCCAGAGCCAATTGGGAACCTGCCACGAGATCCGTCCGACGGACCCGAACGACGAGGCCCTGCAGAACCCCTTGGCGCCCGGGCAGTTCTATTCACTGGATTTCGGGGCCGGCGCCGATGCCTACCGCTGCACCTGGGCAGGATGCCTGAACCAGTGTCCCAGTGCGGACGAGGACATCATCGAGTGCGGGAACGATTATCCCCTCAAGACCGGCGACATGGTGGGACCGGTGCAGCAAGGCGTGACCGACCTTATCGGCGATCCCGCGGATACCTGGTGGAGTAGCTGGTCGCCGACGAACCAGCAGTATGTGAACGAGCCGTCAAAGACGCTGGTGGTCGACACCCCTTCGCTGGTGCTGGCTCCCGTCTATGACAACTGCGCGCAGGTCATCAACTCCGGAACCGCTGGGCAAAGGGTAGTCGTGATCGGTTTCGTGACCATCTTTGTAGACGGCCTGGGACCCCGAATCGGCTGTCCCGGAGGCGGGGGCCGGGGCGGCGGTATCAACCCGAATGAGAGGGTGGCTGCACACCTGGTCGGGATCACCACCTGCGCCGGCGTAGGCGGCGGGGGGGCCGGGGCGGGAGGCAGCGTCTCAGGGCCGGGCGGTTATCCCATCCGGCTGATCCAGACGCCTACCACCTGA
- a CDS encoding type II secretion system F family protein, which yields MVYLVVLGLFILVVILVFTVAGVFEERDVRARSMRERLLSLERAQERGPSEELALLREEILSEIPALNRVLQQSPRIRQLQRFLDQADTGTRAGKFLMISLALAMIFGALAMEWSNIPTLGLAMALLGGLMPYFYYAYRRARRFQKFEEMFPEAIELLSRATRAGHAFTTAIELIGNELGEPVAGEFRKLFEEQKYGLPVRDALLNLGERVPLVDVKFFITTVMLQRETGGNLAEILDKLSYLIRERFKILRQVRVYTAQGRLTLLILMLLPPGVVLMFAWMDYKFIEPLWTDPIGHALIAAGVVMQTIGFFLIRKIIRIRV from the coding sequence ATGGTCTACCTCGTCGTCCTCGGCTTGTTCATCCTGGTGGTGATTCTCGTCTTCACCGTGGCCGGGGTCTTCGAAGAACGGGACGTGCGAGCGCGCTCCATGCGCGAGCGGTTGCTCTCGCTGGAACGGGCGCAGGAGCGCGGCCCCTCGGAAGAGCTGGCCCTGTTGCGGGAAGAGATCCTGAGTGAGATTCCGGCCCTGAACCGGGTGCTGCAGCAGTCTCCCCGCATCAGGCAGTTGCAGCGCTTCCTGGATCAGGCGGATACGGGCACGCGGGCGGGCAAGTTCCTGATGATCTCGCTGGCGCTGGCGATGATCTTCGGGGCGCTGGCCATGGAATGGTCGAATATCCCCACTCTGGGCCTGGCTATGGCCCTGCTGGGTGGCCTGATGCCCTACTTCTATTACGCCTACCGGCGGGCCCGGCGCTTTCAGAAGTTCGAGGAGATGTTTCCGGAAGCCATCGAGCTGCTGTCGCGGGCCACGCGCGCCGGCCACGCGTTCACCACGGCCATCGAGTTGATCGGCAATGAGCTGGGCGAGCCGGTAGCAGGAGAGTTCCGCAAACTGTTCGAGGAGCAGAAATACGGATTGCCGGTGCGCGATGCGCTGCTCAACCTGGGCGAGCGTGTCCCGCTGGTGGACGTGAAGTTCTTCATCACCACCGTAATGCTGCAACGCGAGACGGGCGGGAACCTGGCCGAGATCCTGGACAAGCTCTCGTACCTGATCCGCGAGCGCTTCAAGATCCTGCGGCAGGTCCGGGTTTACACCGCGCAGGGCCGGCTGACGCTGCTGATCCTGATGCTGCTGCCCCCGGGCGTGGTGCTCATGTTCGCCTGGATGGACTACAAGTTCATCGAGCCGCTGTGGACGGATCCCATCGGGCATGCGCTGATCGCGGCGGGCGTCGTGATGCAAACCATAGGCTTCTTTCTGATCCGCAAGATCATCCGTATCCGGGTTTGA
- a CDS encoding glycosyltransferase family 87 protein — translation MKLSHLWYWLALALVLISYALFIHGYKQHILLGWVDFRSMYTAAWMVRDGAGETLYDISAQWEAFRRYSPSAEPLPFNHPPFEVPLFLPFTYLSFGRAYVTWLALNVLLVGVLAVVLTRVSAAPPGMPTLGVAAACFSFFPTAYMFLQGQDSIFIAIGYTLAYAALRRGREDWAGFLIGLGLYRFQLVLPVVLVFLLRRRWRVVIGFAAACVLLGLVSLGVTGWEGALRYPQFLRELNQSQAYGVIRPENMPNLRGQVMTLVAWRVPTLWIDAGVGLASLASLVWVVRKWKQAETSGAVPFDLLMALTLVVTLLASYHLNLHDLVLLLLPLALVARHLVQTRGSTRPLRRTLEITTIALFLPPVYLIPDWPDKTLVLFCLLVLFAVAIAAEVTTAGKADQKGHEPTGAS, via the coding sequence ATGAAACTTTCGCACCTCTGGTACTGGCTGGCGCTGGCGCTGGTACTGATCTCCTACGCGTTGTTCATTCACGGATACAAGCAGCACATCCTGCTGGGCTGGGTGGATTTCCGCAGCATGTACACTGCGGCGTGGATGGTTCGCGACGGGGCGGGAGAAACTCTGTACGACATTTCAGCGCAATGGGAAGCTTTCCGGCGCTACTCGCCGAGCGCGGAGCCGCTACCGTTCAACCACCCGCCGTTCGAAGTGCCGCTGTTCCTGCCGTTCACCTACCTCAGTTTCGGGCGCGCCTATGTGACCTGGCTAGCGCTGAATGTCCTGCTGGTCGGGGTGTTGGCGGTGGTCCTGACGCGAGTTTCCGCGGCGCCTCCGGGCATGCCCACGCTGGGCGTGGCCGCGGCCTGTTTCAGTTTTTTCCCGACCGCTTACATGTTCCTGCAAGGACAGGACTCGATCTTCATCGCCATTGGCTACACGCTGGCGTATGCTGCCCTTCGTCGCGGGCGGGAGGACTGGGCGGGGTTCCTGATCGGCTTGGGTCTGTATCGCTTCCAACTTGTACTTCCGGTGGTCCTTGTGTTCTTGCTTCGCCGGCGGTGGCGGGTCGTGATTGGATTCGCGGCAGCCTGCGTGCTGCTCGGCCTGGTCTCGCTGGGAGTAACGGGGTGGGAAGGAGCCCTGAGGTATCCGCAGTTTCTGCGCGAGCTGAACCAGTCGCAGGCGTACGGTGTGATCCGTCCGGAGAACATGCCCAATCTGCGGGGCCAGGTGATGACCCTGGTGGCGTGGCGCGTTCCCACGCTGTGGATTGACGCGGGAGTGGGGCTCGCTTCCCTAGCATCTCTGGTGTGGGTAGTGCGGAAATGGAAGCAGGCAGAAACCAGTGGCGCCGTGCCCTTCGACTTGCTCATGGCGCTGACGCTGGTGGTGACGCTGCTTGCGAGCTATCACCTCAATCTGCACGATCTGGTGTTGTTGCTGCTGCCGCTGGCGCTCGTAGCGCGCCACCTGGTCCAGACAAGAGGAAGCACGAGGCCCCTGCGCCGCACGCTGGAGATCACCACGATCGCTCTGTTCCTCCCGCCTGTCTATCTGATTCCGGATTGGCCGGACAAGACGCTGGTCTTGTTTTGCCTGCTGGTGCTGTTTGCGGTAGCGATCGCTGCGGAAGTGACGACCGCAGGAAAGGCCGATCAGAAAGGTCATGAGCCCACAGGCGCCTCATGA
- a CDS encoding DUF192 domain-containing protein, with protein sequence MAAGSNANSKRRGYAYNRTRQAFLASELRVADTHAGRLRGLMGRSKESFPPGSGLWIIPCHGVHTLAMRFPIDVVYVDANQVVVGLEENVRPWRMTPMVMEAATVLELPPHTIFNTGTSVGDQLEIVRERNHQPAP encoded by the coding sequence ATGGCCGCAGGGTCCAACGCGAACTCCAAGCGCCGCGGCTACGCCTACAACCGCACCCGACAGGCCTTCCTGGCCAGTGAGCTGCGCGTCGCCGATACTCATGCCGGGCGTCTGCGCGGCCTGATGGGCCGCAGCAAGGAAAGCTTCCCGCCCGGATCGGGCCTGTGGATCATTCCCTGCCATGGCGTGCACACGCTGGCGATGCGCTTTCCCATCGACGTGGTGTACGTGGACGCCAACCAGGTAGTCGTGGGCCTGGAAGAGAACGTGCGCCCGTGGCGCATGACGCCAATGGTCATGGAAGCGGCCACGGTGCTGGAACTGCCGCCTCATACCATCTTTAACACCGGCACCAGCGTCGGCGATCAACTGGAGATAGTCCGGGAACGGAACCACCAGCCCGCCCCATGA